AGCACCTGGTCGACGACTTCGCGGTGTTCGCCGCGCAGGCGTCGCGCACCTCGGAGGTGTCGGACGCGGACACGCTCGATCTCGGCGCCGACGTGATGGCGATGCACGAGGCCGAGCAGTCGATGGCGATGCAGGCGTTCCGCAGCCTCCCGGAACGCTGGCAGGCCGTCCTGTGGCACACCACCGTCGAGGAGGAGTCGCCCAGCGACATCGCGCCGCTGTTCGGACTGACGGCCAATGCCACGTCGGTGCTGGCCAGTCGCGCCCGTGAAGGGCTCAAGCAGGCCTATCTGCAGGCCCATGTGAGCCAGGCGCTGACCTCGGGCGGCGACTGCGCGCGCTACGCCGACCGCCTCGGCGCCTATGCCCGCGGGGGCCTGCGCATGCGGGCCGAGCGCGGCCTGCGCGGGCATCTGGACGAGTGCGTGAAGTGCCGGCTCGCGGCGGGCGAACTGGCCCATGTCAACGCCGGGATTCCCGCACTGCTGCCGGTCGCGGTCATCGGCTGGTTCGCCGCCGGATACGCGCTCAAGGCCGCCGGGATTGTGGCGGGCGGGGCTGCCGGTGCCGCCGGTGCGGGAGCCGCAGCCGCAGCGACCGGAGGAAGCTCGTCCGCTGGTTCTGCCGGTGGCGCCGCAGCCTCCGAGGGGCTCGGCGCTCCGGCGAAGGCCGGCATCGCGGCGGCGGTCGCCGTCGCGGCCGCGGCCGGGCTGGTGTGGGCGCTGGTCGGGGACGACCAGCCGCGCCCCGAGGCGAAGCCGGTCGCCAGGCCCCCGGCCGTGGCACCTGCGGTGCCGACCCCCGCACCGCCGAAGCCGGAGCCGAAGCCCAAGCCGACACCCCCCGCGCCCGCGCCGCCGGCACCCTCACCGCCGGCACCCACGCCTACGCCCACCCCGACGCCGACGCCCACTCCAACGCCGACGCCGACCCCAACGCCCACACCCACGTCCCCTCCAACCCCTCCGCCGCCCGCGCCGAAGCCCACACCGCCCCCGTCCCCGACTCCCCCGCCCGCACCCGCGCCGGAGGTGTACCAGATCAGCGAGCTGGACTACACCCTGCTCGGCGACCACACCGGCCCCGAGGTGGTGCTCGGTGAGAGCAGTTGGGTCTGGCAGCGTTCGGGTATGTCCATCGGCGGCACGCAGTACGCGCACGGGGTCACGGTCCACAGCCGTTCCTCGGTCTACATCCAGCTGAACCGCCCGTGCACGCGTTACGAGGCGATGGTCGGCGTGGACGACCTGACCATGGGGCTCGGCTCGGTGCGGTTCTCGGTGTTCAACAACGACGGGGCGCGGCTGTGGCAGTCCCCGGTGATGAACGGCGACGACCCGGCCGTTCCGGTCAGCGTCGGCGTCGAGGGGCAGGAGCGGATCCGGCTCGTCGTGGAGCCCGCGACACCGTTCGGCAGGGTCGCTCTCGCCGACTGGGCCGAATCACGGATCAGCTGCCGCTGACCGGGCCGGAGCCGCGTCGTACGCTGCCGCTGACCGGGCCGGAGCCGCGTCGTACGCTGCCGCAGCCCTGCGGGCGGAGCTCACTCACGGGAGGTCCGCGGTGACGCCCTCCATCAAGTCGATGACGTCGTCGAGGGTCAGCTCGCGACCCGCCGCGTACTCCTCCTCGTACCGCAGATCGCCCAGCTCCTTGCGGGCCTGCCGCTCGGCGGCGTCCACCTCGGACTGCTCCGCCGCGGACCTGTGACCGGACAGCCTCCAGTCGTCGGCGGCGCCCAGGACGCGTGCGGCCTCCGCGGGGCGGCCCACCTTCGGCAGCACGATCGCCGCACCGTCCGCCAGATACCCCGTGACGATCTCGGCGCACTGCGCGTCCTTCGCCACGACCAGGGCCGCCGTCAGCCCGCACACCCCGGCGGCGGGGCCGCCGGCGGGCTCCGGTTCGTACATCGCGATCCGGGCCGAGAGCCCGTCCTGGACGACGGTGAAGTGCGACGCCGGGCCGCCGCGCCCGTTCGCCTCCTGGGCGGACGTGAGCTTCCGCCTGGCTGTCACCGGATCGCCCTGGTCGAGCGCCATGAGGGCTCGCAGGTAGTGGACGTACGAAGTGGCGTCATGCGTCCGGTGGCGCTCCGCCTCGGACTCCGAGCGGTCCAGGCCCTCCTCGGCGGCGGCCAGGTCGCCGGTGCGGTAGGAGAGTTCGGCGAGCCGGGCCAGCAGGAACGGGGCCTCGGCATGGGCTCCGACCTCACGGGCGAGCAGCAGCGACTCCTCGTAGTCCGCACGCGACTCCTCGTACCGTCCGCGCATCATGCCTGCCTCGGCCGCCGCGCTCGCGACCTGGGCGCGCATCCAGCGGTCGCCGATGCGGCGGCTCAGCACACGCAGTTCGGCGAGGTCCTCGTCGACGCCGGGCATGCCACCCGGCATGTCGACGACCATGTGGGTGCGGAACATCAGGGTGATGCCGTACTCCCAGTCCCCGCCGTGGGCGCGGGCGTTGTCGACGGCGACGTCGATCTTCTGCCGTACGTCGACCGTGGACCAGGTGAGGAACGAGGTCATAGGCCAGAGCAGTCCGGGGAACCGGCCGCCATGCGGCCCGGACGCGGCGAACGCCACGGCCAGGCGGCCCATGAGCTCCTGGACCCCGGGGTCGTTCTGATCCTGAGTCTCCGGCCGGCTGTCCATCGCGAAGAAGAACCGCAGCATCTGCAGATTCATCCAGGGCCAGTAGCGGGGATCCGCCTCGTCGGCGGGCTCCGGGCCGAGGGACAGGGTGCGCTCGGTCCACGTGAGGCCTTCGGGGCGGTAGTTGCGCAGCCACCAGAACCAGGCCATGCCCAGCACCAGTCGTGCCGCTTCCGCCTCGTGGGGCGGACCGGCGGCCGTGGTGCGCTGAAGGGCGGCACGGATGTTGTCGAGGTCCGTCTCCAGCCGCCGGATCCAGGGCAGTTGCTCGCCCGAGCGCAGGAGCGGTTCGGCCTCCTCGACGAGCGCGGTGAAGTACGCGGTGTGCGCGCGGCCGGCTGCGGTCCGTATCTCCGGGGCCTCGGCGCAGCGCTCCACGGCGTACTCGTGAATGGTCTCCAGGAGGCGGTAGCGCATCGTGCCGTCCCCGGCCGGGGCGGCGACGACGAGGGACTTGTCCACGAGGGCGCCGATCAGGTCCGCGGTGTCGCCGCGGGCGTTACCGCGGCCGGGGCCGTCCGGTGTACCGACGACGGATTCCGCGGCGGCCAGGTCCCAGCCGCCCGCGAAGACGGAGACCTGGCGCAGGGCGGTGCGTTCGTCCTCGTCGAGGAGGTCCCAGGACCAGTCGACG
This genomic interval from Streptomyces sp. NBC_00464 contains the following:
- a CDS encoding sigma-70 family RNA polymerase sigma factor gives rise to the protein MSGDGQQEESLDGVSTADGGMESTGLPGHQVPSQAGPRRSDDGEESGGTVLPGPWPPAPAENPADTDAIDAAAAVPMQRAPSSMPAGDAPSDAQLIQRMRDGDDLAYEALFLRHSDAVRRYARTCCRDAHTADDLTAEVFARTLQAVRGGKGPEEAVRAYLMTAVRHVAAAWTKTAKREHLVDDFAVFAAQASRTSEVSDADTLDLGADVMAMHEAEQSMAMQAFRSLPERWQAVLWHTTVEEESPSDIAPLFGLTANATSVLASRAREGLKQAYLQAHVSQALTSGGDCARYADRLGAYARGGLRMRAERGLRGHLDECVKCRLAAGELAHVNAGIPALLPVAVIGWFAAGYALKAAGIVAGGAAGAAGAGAAAAATGGSSSAGSAGGAAASEGLGAPAKAGIAAAVAVAAAAGLVWALVGDDQPRPEAKPVARPPAVAPAVPTPAPPKPEPKPKPTPPAPAPPAPSPPAPTPTPTPTPTPTPTPTPTPTPTPTSPPTPPPPAPKPTPPPSPTPPPAPAPEVYQISELDYTLLGDHTGPEVVLGESSWVWQRSGMSIGGTQYAHGVTVHSRSSVYIQLNRPCTRYEAMVGVDDLTMGLGSVRFSVFNNDGARLWQSPVMNGDDPAVPVSVGVEGQERIRLVVEPATPFGRVALADWAESRISCR
- a CDS encoding ATP-binding protein — encoded protein: MRYLILGVTEARDESGGALPLGGTRLRALLAALALRPGRPVPVTDLVDDVWADDPPADAPAALQALVGRLRRVLGKDALASTPGGYRLTAGQDDVDLYVFERLARQGAAELEADAPAEAARTLRTALSLWRGPALADLPDGDQGHALRPEAHRLAARERRIEADLRWAAAAGATQADDGDAAPDPASLVAELTELTAAQPYDERFRAQLIRALRADGRQADALAAYEDARRTLADGLGTDPGPELTTLHQELLFAAPGPLEPAPARGNLRPRLTSFVGREPELRAIRHDLTRSRLVTLTGPGGSGKTRLAEESAAHASRTAAAPREVWLAELAPVEDPEAVPGAVLSALGLRETSLLRDSTHEGPLPRTDPVDVLVDHLAHGSPARSVLLILDNCEHVIDAAAALAETLLTRCPDLRVLATSREPLGVPGESVRPVDPLPADPALRLFTERARAVRPGFDPEHEPAHDPEAVAEICRRLDGLPLAIELAAARLRLLGPRQIADRLDDRFRLLTSGSRTVLPRQQTLRAVVDWSWDLLDEDERTALRQVSVFAGGWDLAAAESVVGTPDGPGRGNARGDTADLIGALVDKSLVVAAPAGDGTMRYRLLETIHEYAVERCAEAPEIRTAAGRAHTAYFTALVEEAEPLLRSGEQLPWIRRLETDLDNIRAALQRTTAAGPPHEAEAARLVLGMAWFWWLRNYRPEGLTWTERTLSLGPEPADEADPRYWPWMNLQMLRFFFAMDSRPETQDQNDPGVQELMGRLAVAFAASGPHGGRFPGLLWPMTSFLTWSTVDVRQKIDVAVDNARAHGGDWEYGITLMFRTHMVVDMPGGMPGVDEDLAELRVLSRRIGDRWMRAQVASAAAEAGMMRGRYEESRADYEESLLLAREVGAHAEAPFLLARLAELSYRTGDLAAAEEGLDRSESEAERHRTHDATSYVHYLRALMALDQGDPVTARRKLTSAQEANGRGGPASHFTVVQDGLSARIAMYEPEPAGGPAAGVCGLTAALVVAKDAQCAEIVTGYLADGAAIVLPKVGRPAEAARVLGAADDWRLSGHRSAAEQSEVDAAERQARKELGDLRYEEEYAAGRELTLDDVIDLMEGVTADLP